In a genomic window of Corynebacterium coyleae:
- a CDS encoding Na(+)/H(+) antiporter subunit C, which translates to MEANLFLLIGSGVLIACGVYLMLDKAMTRMIMGVLLIGNGANLLLLQSGGRAGSPPIIGRDSEAVADSADPLAQAMILTAIVISMAMVGFMLALAYRQYRYRTDDVVERDEEDRAIAVRPSTPTGDRDEEEAAGKAAASASFEEPVKGAEREK; encoded by the coding sequence ATGGAAGCGAACCTGTTCTTACTCATCGGCTCGGGCGTACTCATCGCGTGCGGTGTGTACCTCATGCTGGACAAAGCAATGACGCGCATGATCATGGGCGTGCTGCTCATCGGCAACGGCGCGAACTTGCTGTTGCTGCAATCCGGCGGCCGGGCGGGCTCCCCGCCGATCATCGGACGCGACTCCGAAGCCGTCGCCGACTCCGCCGACCCGCTGGCGCAGGCGATGATCCTGACCGCCATTGTCATCTCGATGGCCATGGTCGGATTCATGCTTGCGCTCGCATACCGCCAGTACCGCTACCGCACCGACGACGTGGTCGAACGCGACGAGGAGGACCGCGCCATTGCGGTGCGCCCCTCCACGCCGACGGGCGACCGCGACGAAGAGGAAGCGGCCGGCAAGGCTGCTGCGTCCGCATCGTTCGAAGAGCCAGTAAAGGGGGCGGAGCGTGAGAAATAG
- a CDS encoding monovalent cation/H+ antiporter complex subunit F, with the protein MNETIYNVFLAIAAIFIFAGFFILAWRVIVGPDSLDRVLANDGITASLQCALALYICWTLDTTVVNVMIVIALLGFIASLSVARFRKRDGSL; encoded by the coding sequence ATGAACGAAACGATCTACAACGTCTTCCTCGCCATAGCCGCCATCTTCATCTTCGCCGGCTTCTTCATCCTCGCCTGGCGAGTCATCGTCGGCCCCGACTCCCTCGACCGCGTCCTAGCTAACGACGGCATCACCGCCTCCCTCCAGTGCGCCCTCGCCCTCTACATCTGCTGGACGTTAGACACCACCGTGGTCAACGTGATGATCGTCATCGCACTCCTCGGCTTCATCGCCTCCCTGTCCGTCGCCCGCTTCCGCAAGAGGGATGGTTCCCTATGA
- a CDS encoding Na+/H+ antiporter subunit D, with amino-acid sequence MFALADWALPAVPYLTVLMILLPLISAAFILVFRGVNLQRFIALLTLATLTVMSAVLIIVADTHGIQTVQMGGWEAPIGITLVADRLSSIMLFVSSIVLVAVMWYGISQGLRDGDDDDPIAVFLPSYMLLSMGVNLSFLAGDLFNLYVGFEIFLVASYVLLTLGASPQRVRAGIGYVMVSMASSMVFLFALALVYASVGTVNMAQAGIRMEDVPNGTKAAIFATILIAFGIKAAVFPLDAWLPDSYPTAASIVTAVFAGLLTKVGVYAIIRMRSTVFTDGSLDSMLMWVALLTMIVGVMGAIAQNDIKRLMSFTLVSHIGYMIFGVALGSVAGLSGAIFYAVHHILVQTSLFLVVGLVERQAGSAQLRRLGSLLYTAPVIGVLYLVPALNLGGIPPLSGFLGKVMLIQAGAEDGSWLAWTLIGGAVVTSLLTLYAMMNVWSKGFLRDRADAPEGDVVLARPANLAERGETVSAGERDDVGRIPVGMFLSSALLVLASTSITFLAGPISNITDRAAQSAQDVTIYRSAVLIDDPTQATRNLDTFTEPTDSHGGHDSLMNRRNQEVRN; translated from the coding sequence ATGTTCGCCCTCGCCGACTGGGCCCTGCCCGCAGTGCCGTACCTGACGGTGCTGATGATTCTGCTGCCGCTCATCTCCGCGGCGTTCATCCTGGTGTTCCGCGGCGTGAACCTGCAGCGCTTCATCGCCCTGCTGACCCTGGCCACGCTGACGGTTATGTCGGCGGTGCTGATCATCGTCGCCGACACCCACGGCATCCAAACGGTGCAAATGGGCGGCTGGGAGGCGCCGATCGGGATTACGTTGGTGGCGGACAGGTTGTCGTCGATAATGTTGTTCGTCTCCTCGATCGTGCTGGTCGCGGTGATGTGGTACGGCATCTCCCAAGGCCTGCGCGATGGTGACGACGACGACCCAATCGCCGTGTTCCTCCCCTCCTACATGCTGCTGAGCATGGGCGTGAACCTGTCGTTTTTGGCCGGCGACCTGTTCAACCTGTACGTCGGGTTTGAGATCTTCCTCGTCGCCTCATACGTGCTGCTCACCCTGGGTGCGTCGCCGCAACGCGTGCGCGCTGGCATCGGTTACGTGATGGTGTCCATGGCGTCGTCGATGGTGTTCCTGTTCGCGCTGGCGCTCGTGTACGCGTCCGTGGGCACCGTGAACATGGCGCAGGCGGGCATCCGCATGGAAGACGTGCCCAACGGCACCAAGGCAGCAATCTTTGCGACGATCCTCATCGCCTTCGGGATCAAAGCCGCCGTCTTTCCCCTGGACGCCTGGCTGCCGGACTCCTACCCCACCGCCGCCTCCATCGTCACCGCCGTGTTCGCAGGCCTGCTGACCAAAGTCGGCGTGTACGCCATCATCCGCATGCGCTCCACCGTGTTTACCGACGGCTCCCTCGACTCCATGCTCATGTGGGTCGCACTGCTGACCATGATCGTGGGTGTCATGGGCGCGATCGCCCAAAACGACATCAAACGTCTCATGTCCTTTACCCTGGTCAGCCACATCGGCTACATGATCTTCGGCGTGGCCCTCGGCTCGGTCGCGGGCCTGTCGGGTGCGATCTTCTACGCCGTACACCACATTCTGGTGCAGACGTCACTGTTCCTGGTGGTCGGTCTCGTGGAAAGGCAAGCAGGCTCCGCCCAACTGCGACGCCTGGGCTCCCTGCTCTACACCGCACCCGTGATTGGCGTGCTGTACCTCGTCCCGGCGCTCAACCTCGGCGGCATCCCGCCCCTGTCCGGCTTCCTGGGCAAAGTCATGCTCATCCAAGCCGGTGCCGAAGACGGCTCCTGGCTCGCCTGGACCCTCATCGGCGGCGCAGTGGTCACCTCGCTGCTCACCCTGTACGCCATGATGAACGTCTGGTCCAAAGGCTTCCTGCGAGATCGCGCCGACGCCCCCGAAGGCGACGTCGTCCTCGCCCGCCCCGCCAACCTTGCCGAGCGCGGCGAGACCGTCTCTGCCGGCGAACGCGACGACGTCGGCCGCATCCCCGTCGGTATGTTCCTCTCCTCCGCACTGCTGGTGCTCGCCTCCACGTCGATCACGTTCCTGGCCGGCCCGATCTCCAACATCACCGACCGCGCCGCCCAATCCGCCCAAGACGTCACCATCTACCGCAGCGCAGTACTTATCGACGACCCCACCCAAGCCACCCGCAACCTCGACACCTTCACCGAACCCACCGACTCCCACGGCGGGCACGACTCGCTGATGAACCGTCGCAACCAGGAGGTGCGTAACTGA
- a CDS encoding Na+/H+ antiporter subunit A, which yields MLTLLLALTAASAIAPVLLRSIGRSAFALLALVPLGGFLWVVKLFADGVFRDGGEIVSTFTWMPSTNLNLEFRLDALAALFSLIILGVGALVLFYCWGYFDSNPRRLAKFGFELSAFAMAMYGLVISDNFLLMYVFWELTSILSYMLVSYYGERATSRRAAMQALMVTTMGGLAMLVGINLLGFNAGIWRLSEVSQIADIEGTPAISAAIVLIMLGALTKSAQAPWHFWLPGAMAAPTPVSAYLHSAAMVKAGIYLVARLAPDMSAVTTWHLLVLSTGGFTMLLGGWMALKQRDLKLVLAYGTVSQLGFIITVIGVGSREAAMAGLAITFAHSLFKAALFMIVGTIDHATGTRDIHELSGLGKKQPLLAGLAIVSAASMAGIPPLFGFVAKEAALEMILHEELLTGMPGRITLVVMVAGSILTMAYSLYFLHGAFATKPEHDRKPSEAVRDMHRVGPTLWLSPAILTAGTIVFGLVPALLSDPINNHLDARFPDVEGETLALWHGINVPLILSAVIITAGAIMFWQRDLVAKAQFEQPALGNANAVYDTILSKLHHWSMRLTASTQRGSLAINLGVIFATLMVVPLAALILGASNNIRMIVWENVWQGLIVIIMAGMAFFATLQRNRLSAVVMVGMTGYCLAMIFALHGAPDLALTQALVETIVMVIFMLVLRKMPTEVEPRHDDNRLRAWLSIGTGVSVVVVAMTAMSARVAEPISTTMPELAYEIGHGRNTVNVLLVDLRAADTLGEITVLVIAAVGVASLIFGTGKFETQSRRPTLQTTKARWLASGVNDETAQNRSLMVEVATRILFPSMMLLSAYFFFSGHNAPGGGFAGGLVAALALTLRYLAGGRKEIEATLPVHPSKVLAAGLLMSATAAVVPMFFGNPPLTSGYATFSLPLIGEFDVPSALLFDAGVYAIVVGLIMHVLASMGAHIDLEEESRKQRARDRAIELQEKNRKRREQQKRDRLQRFDERAAVSSAGSSSISKSSEK from the coding sequence GTGCTCACGTTACTTCTTGCGCTCACGGCTGCCAGCGCCATCGCCCCGGTGCTGCTGCGCAGCATCGGCCGCTCGGCGTTCGCCCTACTGGCGTTGGTGCCGCTCGGCGGCTTCCTGTGGGTGGTCAAACTCTTCGCCGACGGGGTGTTCCGCGACGGCGGGGAGATCGTTTCCACGTTCACGTGGATGCCATCGACCAACCTCAACTTAGAGTTTCGCCTCGATGCCCTCGCAGCGCTCTTTAGCCTGATCATCCTGGGTGTCGGGGCGCTTGTGTTGTTCTACTGCTGGGGCTACTTCGACTCGAACCCGCGCAGGTTAGCCAAGTTCGGGTTTGAGCTCAGCGCCTTCGCCATGGCCATGTACGGCTTGGTCATCTCGGACAACTTCCTGCTCATGTACGTGTTCTGGGAGTTGACCTCGATCCTGTCGTACATGCTGGTGTCGTATTACGGGGAGCGGGCGACCTCCAGACGCGCAGCCATGCAGGCGCTGATGGTCACCACGATGGGTGGCCTGGCCATGCTGGTGGGCATCAACCTCCTAGGCTTCAACGCCGGCATCTGGCGTCTGTCCGAGGTGTCCCAGATCGCCGACATCGAGGGCACCCCGGCGATCTCCGCGGCAATCGTGCTGATCATGTTGGGTGCGCTGACCAAGTCCGCCCAGGCCCCGTGGCACTTCTGGTTGCCCGGCGCGATGGCGGCGCCGACGCCGGTGTCGGCGTATCTGCACTCGGCGGCGATGGTCAAGGCGGGTATCTATCTCGTCGCTAGGCTTGCGCCCGACATGTCGGCGGTGACCACGTGGCACCTGCTGGTGCTGTCTACGGGTGGGTTCACCATGCTGCTGGGTGGCTGGATGGCGCTGAAGCAGCGCGACCTGAAGCTGGTGCTGGCGTACGGCACGGTGAGCCAGCTGGGCTTCATCATCACGGTGATCGGCGTGGGTTCGCGTGAGGCCGCGATGGCGGGGCTTGCGATCACGTTCGCGCACTCGCTGTTTAAGGCCGCGCTGTTCATGATTGTGGGCACGATCGACCACGCCACCGGCACGCGCGACATCCACGAACTGTCGGGGCTGGGCAAGAAGCAGCCGTTGTTGGCGGGGTTGGCCATTGTGTCGGCTGCGTCGATGGCTGGCATCCCGCCGCTGTTCGGGTTTGTGGCCAAGGAAGCCGCGCTGGAGATGATCCTGCACGAGGAGTTGCTCACCGGTATGCCGGGCAGGATCACGCTGGTAGTGATGGTCGCTGGTTCCATCCTGACCATGGCGTACTCGCTCTACTTCCTGCACGGTGCCTTTGCGACGAAACCAGAGCACGACCGCAAGCCTTCCGAAGCCGTGCGCGACATGCACCGGGTGGGCCCCACACTGTGGCTCTCCCCCGCCATCCTGACCGCCGGCACGATCGTGTTTGGCCTGGTGCCGGCGCTGCTGTCGGACCCGATCAACAACCACCTCGACGCGCGCTTCCCCGACGTGGAAGGCGAAACGCTCGCGCTGTGGCACGGCATCAACGTGCCGCTGATCCTGTCTGCGGTAATCATCACTGCGGGCGCGATCATGTTCTGGCAGCGCGACCTGGTGGCAAAGGCCCAGTTTGAACAGCCCGCGCTGGGTAACGCCAACGCCGTCTACGACACCATCCTGAGCAAGCTGCACCACTGGTCGATGCGCCTGACCGCGTCCACCCAGCGTGGTTCGTTGGCGATCAACCTGGGTGTCATCTTTGCCACGCTGATGGTTGTGCCGTTGGCTGCGCTGATCCTGGGGGCGTCGAACAACATCCGCATGATCGTGTGGGAAAACGTCTGGCAAGGCCTGATCGTGATCATCATGGCGGGCATGGCGTTCTTTGCCACCCTGCAGCGCAACCGCCTGTCTGCCGTGGTCATGGTCGGCATGACCGGCTACTGCCTGGCCATGATCTTCGCGCTGCACGGCGCACCGGACTTGGCGCTGACGCAGGCGCTGGTGGAGACCATTGTGATGGTTATCTTCATGCTGGTGCTGCGCAAGATGCCCACAGAGGTCGAGCCGCGTCACGACGACAACCGTCTCCGCGCCTGGCTCTCCATCGGCACCGGCGTATCAGTGGTGGTCGTGGCCATGACGGCGATGTCCGCACGCGTGGCCGAGCCGATCTCCACAACCATGCCGGAGCTGGCGTACGAAATCGGTCACGGCCGCAACACCGTCAACGTGCTGCTGGTGGACCTGCGTGCCGCCGATACGCTCGGTGAGATCACCGTGCTGGTCATCGCCGCAGTGGGTGTGGCCAGCCTGATCTTCGGCACCGGCAAGTTTGAAACCCAGTCACGCCGCCCGACCCTGCAGACCACAAAGGCCCGCTGGTTGGCCTCCGGCGTGAACGACGAAACCGCACAGAACCGCTCCCTGATGGTGGAGGTTGCCACCCGCATCCTGTTCCCATCGATGATGCTGCTGTCGGCGTACTTCTTCTTCTCCGGCCACAACGCCCCAGGCGGCGGGTTCGCAGGCGGCCTTGTCGCCGCACTCGCGCTCACGCTGCGCTACCTGGCGGGCGGCCGCAAGGAGATTGAAGCAACCCTGCCGGTGCACCCAAGCAAGGTGCTCGCCGCTGGCCTGCTGATGTCCGCCACCGCGGCGGTCGTGCCCATGTTCTTCGGCAACCCGCCACTGACCTCTGGGTACGCCACGTTCAGTCTGCCGCTCATCGGCGAGTTCGACGTCCCATCCGCCCTGCTTTTCGACGCCGGCGTCTACGCCATCGTCGTCGGCCTCATCATGCACGTACTGGCCTCCATGGGCGCCCACATCGACCTCGAAGAAGAGTCCCGTAAGCAGCGCGCCCGCGACCGCGCCATCGAACTGCAAGAGAAGAACCGCAAGCGCCGCGAACAGCAAAAGCGTGATCGCCTGCAGCGGTTTGATGAGCGGGCGGCGGTGTCGTCGGCAGGGTCGTCGTCGATTAGCAAGAGCTCGGAGAAGTAA
- a CDS encoding Na+/H+ antiporter subunit E, with protein sequence MSLLTGVKNRMRPASVAWLTFMWVLLMGEVSWGNVAAGLALGVVIVLALPLPRVPRSGNRIHWPRLIAFVGIWLWDLIVASAKVAWLSLRPQPQPKNAILRVPMRVSNELVFYLATCAYNLQPGGTVTDIDLANREWTIHVLDASTPADIEREIANVATLERQMIGIFESRSK encoded by the coding sequence ATGAGCCTGCTCACAGGTGTAAAAAACCGCATGCGCCCCGCCTCCGTCGCGTGGCTAACCTTCATGTGGGTCCTGCTCATGGGCGAAGTGTCCTGGGGTAACGTGGCCGCCGGCCTCGCACTTGGCGTCGTCATCGTGCTGGCCCTGCCGCTGCCGCGCGTCCCCCGCAGCGGAAACCGCATCCACTGGCCACGCCTGATCGCCTTCGTCGGCATCTGGCTGTGGGACCTCATCGTCGCCTCCGCCAAAGTGGCCTGGCTCTCGCTGCGGCCCCAACCCCAACCCAAAAACGCGATCCTGCGCGTGCCCATGCGCGTCAGCAACGAATTGGTGTTCTACCTGGCCACCTGCGCCTACAACCTGCAGCCCGGCGGCACCGTCACCGACATCGACCTGGCCAACCGCGAATGGACCATCCACGTCCTCGACGCGTCCACCCCGGCCGACATCGAACGCGAAATTGCCAACGTAGCCACCCTGGAACGCCAAATGATCGGGATCTTCGAAAGCAGGAGCAAATGA
- a CDS encoding dipeptidase has protein sequence MTDAQNSTSNSTATYAPQRDRIFADLSKLVSFNSPHSTPALKDEHEAACVWTVEALKDLGFEVTRYPTVDDADTIVATKPAKNGMPTVLLYSHYDVVPANDPEAWTNNPFELTERDGRWYGRGAADCKGNLAMHLEALRLVEENGGTDLGLKVVVEGSEELGGDDGLGKLIVDKPEVFEADAILIADSGNVAVGVPTLTTSLRGGAQINVTVETLKGAIHSGGFGGAAPDAAHALMVIATSLFDEHGRTTIDGVDTTAKWDGDPYDPETFRGDATVLDGVELLGTADDNPADLVWARPAVTMIGFTSTPVAEAMNAVNPRAEAQFNLRVPAGQDSAKVAEKMVEHIKAHTPWGAKVDVQVSGVNQPFSTDVEAEAVAKLGQCLKDAYGADELAVVGTGGSIPLTITLQEQFPNAEIALYGVEEPLCGIHGVDESVDPTEIEHVAIAEAMFLQQYGK, from the coding sequence ATGACTGACGCACAGAACAGCACAAGCAACAGCACAGCAACCTACGCACCACAGCGCGACCGGATCTTCGCGGATCTGTCCAAGTTGGTGTCCTTTAACTCCCCGCACTCCACCCCGGCCCTGAAGGACGAGCACGAGGCAGCGTGTGTGTGGACGGTCGAGGCGCTCAAGGACCTCGGCTTTGAAGTCACCCGCTACCCGACGGTGGACGACGCGGACACGATCGTCGCTACGAAGCCCGCGAAGAACGGCATGCCGACGGTGCTGCTGTACTCGCACTACGACGTCGTCCCGGCGAACGATCCAGAGGCTTGGACGAACAACCCGTTCGAACTCACCGAGCGTGACGGCCGCTGGTACGGGCGCGGCGCCGCGGACTGCAAGGGCAACCTGGCCATGCACCTGGAGGCACTGCGCCTCGTCGAGGAAAACGGCGGCACGGACCTGGGGCTGAAGGTTGTCGTCGAGGGCTCCGAGGAGCTCGGTGGGGATGACGGTCTGGGTAAGTTGATCGTCGACAAGCCTGAGGTGTTTGAGGCGGACGCGATCCTGATCGCAGACTCCGGCAACGTCGCTGTCGGTGTGCCGACGCTGACCACTTCCCTGCGCGGCGGCGCCCAGATCAACGTGACGGTGGAAACGCTCAAGGGCGCGATCCACTCCGGCGGTTTCGGCGGCGCGGCTCCGGATGCGGCGCACGCACTGATGGTCATTGCAACATCGCTTTTCGACGAGCACGGCCGCACCACCATCGACGGCGTGGACACCACCGCGAAGTGGGACGGCGACCCGTACGATCCGGAAACCTTCCGCGGCGACGCGACCGTCCTGGACGGCGTAGAGCTGCTGGGCACCGCAGACGATAACCCGGCTGACCTGGTGTGGGCGCGCCCGGCCGTGACCATGATCGGCTTTACCTCCACCCCGGTTGCAGAGGCGATGAACGCGGTGAACCCGCGCGCGGAAGCACAGTTCAACCTGCGCGTCCCGGCTGGCCAGGATTCCGCCAAGGTGGCGGAGAAGATGGTGGAGCACATCAAGGCCCACACCCCGTGGGGCGCCAAGGTGGACGTACAGGTCAGTGGCGTGAATCAGCCGTTTTCTACGGATGTGGAAGCGGAGGCCGTCGCAAAGCTTGGGCAGTGCCTGAAGGACGCATACGGCGCAGACGAGCTGGCTGTCGTAGGCACCGGCGGCTCGATCCCACTGACCATCACCCTGCAGGAGCAGTTCCCCAACGCGGAGATCGCACTGTACGGCGTGGAGGAGCCGCTGTGTGGCATTCACGGTGTTGACGAGTCCGTCGACCCGACCGAGATCGAACATGTGGCCATCGCCGAGGCGATGTTCCTGCAGCAATACGGGAAGTAA
- the groL gene encoding chaperonin GroEL (60 kDa chaperone family; promotes refolding of misfolded polypeptides especially under stressful conditions; forms two stacked rings of heptamers to form a barrel-shaped 14mer; ends can be capped by GroES; misfolded proteins enter the barrel where they are refolded when GroES binds), with protein sequence MAKMIAFDEEARRGLETGLNTLADAVKVTLGPKGRNVVLEKSWGAPMITNDGVSIAREIDLEDPYEKIGAELVKEVAKKTDDVAGDGTTTATVLAQALVREGLRNVAAGSNPMGIKRGIQAATDKVSKYLLDQAKEVETQEEIASTAGISASDPEIGKKIAEAMYAVGNGAVNKESVITVEESNTFGVDLEVTEGMRFDKGFISAYFATDMERGEAVLEDPYILLVSGKISNVKELVPVLEQVMQSGKPLLIIAEDVEGEALSTLVVNKIRGTFKSVAVKAPGFGDRRKAMLQDLAILTGGQVISEEVGLSLETAGVELLGQARKVVVTKDETTIVQGAGQQEQIDGRVKQIRAEIENSDSDYDREKLQERLAKLAGGVAVIKVGAATEVELKEQKLRIEDAVRNAKAAVEEGIVAGGGVALLQAANELEGDLGLEGDEATGVKIVREALSAPLKQIALNAGLEPGVVADKVANLPDGEGLNAATGEYVDMLANGIADPAKVTRSALQNAASIAALFLTTEAVVADKPEPAGANPGMDPEAMGMM encoded by the coding sequence ATGGCAAAGATGATTGCATTTGATGAGGAAGCACGTCGCGGCCTCGAGACCGGTCTGAACACCCTGGCTGATGCTGTGAAGGTCACGTTGGGCCCGAAGGGCCGCAACGTGGTGTTGGAGAAGTCTTGGGGCGCTCCGATGATTACCAACGACGGCGTGAGCATCGCTCGCGAGATTGACCTCGAGGATCCGTACGAGAAGATCGGTGCGGAACTGGTCAAGGAAGTCGCCAAGAAGACCGACGACGTCGCCGGTGACGGCACCACCACCGCTACCGTTCTCGCCCAGGCGCTCGTGCGCGAGGGCCTGCGCAACGTTGCGGCTGGTTCCAACCCGATGGGCATCAAGCGTGGCATCCAGGCTGCCACCGACAAGGTGTCCAAGTACCTGCTGGATCAGGCGAAGGAAGTTGAGACCCAGGAGGAGATCGCTTCCACCGCTGGTATTTCGGCTTCCGACCCGGAGATCGGCAAGAAGATTGCTGAGGCGATGTACGCCGTCGGCAACGGTGCGGTGAACAAGGAGTCCGTGATCACGGTCGAGGAGTCCAACACGTTTGGTGTGGACCTCGAGGTTACGGAAGGTATGCGCTTTGACAAGGGCTTCATCTCCGCTTACTTCGCCACCGACATGGAGCGCGGCGAGGCCGTGCTCGAGGACCCGTACATCCTGCTGGTGTCCGGCAAGATCTCCAACGTCAAGGAGCTTGTGCCGGTGCTGGAGCAGGTTATGCAGTCCGGCAAGCCGCTGCTGATCATCGCTGAGGACGTTGAGGGCGAAGCCCTGTCCACCCTGGTTGTGAACAAGATCCGCGGCACCTTCAAGTCTGTGGCTGTGAAGGCTCCGGGCTTCGGCGATCGTCGCAAGGCAATGCTGCAGGATCTGGCGATCCTGACCGGCGGCCAGGTCATCTCCGAAGAGGTTGGCCTGTCCCTGGAGACTGCTGGCGTTGAGCTGCTGGGTCAGGCCCGCAAGGTTGTGGTGACCAAGGATGAGACCACGATCGTGCAGGGTGCTGGTCAGCAGGAGCAGATCGACGGCCGCGTGAAGCAGATCCGCGCTGAGATCGAGAACTCCGACTCCGATTACGACCGCGAGAAGCTGCAGGAGCGTCTGGCCAAGCTGGCCGGCGGTGTTGCGGTGATCAAGGTTGGCGCTGCTACTGAGGTGGAGCTCAAGGAGCAGAAGCTGCGCATTGAGGATGCTGTGCGTAACGCTAAGGCTGCTGTGGAGGAGGGCATCGTCGCTGGTGGCGGCGTGGCTCTGCTGCAGGCTGCCAACGAGCTCGAGGGCGACCTCGGCCTTGAGGGCGACGAGGCTACGGGCGTGAAGATCGTCCGCGAGGCCCTGTCCGCTCCGCTGAAGCAGATCGCGCTGAACGCTGGCCTGGAGCCGGGCGTGGTGGCTGACAAGGTTGCCAACCTCCCGGATGGCGAGGGTCTGAACGCTGCGACCGGCGAGTACGTCGACATGCTGGCTAACGGTATTGCGGATCCGGCGAAGGTGACCCGTTCTGCGCTGCAGAACGCTGCGTCCATCGCTGCGCTGTTCTTGACCACTGAGGCGGTTGTGGCTGATAAGCCGGAGCCGGCTGGTGCGAACCCGGGCATGGACCCGGAGGCTATGGGCATGATGTAA
- a CDS encoding monovalent cation/H(+) antiporter subunit G codes for MITDIISLIFILPGAFMVFSAAVGTARFNSTLARVHAITKPQTTGLVLFMIGTIIRVTTAEDFGVHEKGDIGIMILLVLFALMTNPVTGQRLGRIARREGLYGEDGQLTRNDRPASYHPKRINPNKPTETERPAG; via the coding sequence ATGATCACCGACATCATCTCCCTGATCTTCATCCTGCCCGGCGCGTTCATGGTCTTCTCCGCCGCCGTCGGCACCGCACGCTTCAACTCCACCCTCGCGCGCGTCCACGCCATCACCAAACCCCAAACCACCGGGCTCGTGCTGTTCATGATCGGCACCATCATCCGAGTCACCACCGCCGAAGACTTCGGCGTCCACGAAAAAGGCGACATCGGCATCATGATCCTGCTGGTGCTGTTCGCCCTGATGACCAACCCCGTCACCGGCCAACGCCTCGGCCGCATCGCCCGACGCGAAGGCCTCTACGGCGAAGACGGCCAACTCACCCGCAACGACCGCCCCGCCAGCTACCACCCCAAGCGCATCAACCCCAACAAGCCCACCGAAACCGAACGGCCGGCGGGCTAA
- a CDS encoding glutamate--cysteine ligase has product MDPFRDFARSAAPTLGVEWEICLVDPETRDLVPRAAEVIEEVQKRNPDVHLEPEFLQNTIELVTPICTNTREAVDALQRDLKAIKEVADEKNLRLWASGGHPFSDFRTNPLSPKNTYQEIADRTQYWGQHMLLWGIHCHIGISHEDKVWPIINAVMTKYPHLLAISASSPGWDGIDTGYASNRTMLYQQLPTAGMPYQFQDWDEWVAFMRDQQTSGVINHTGSMHFDVRPAAKWGTIEVRISDATSNLRELAAVVALTHCLVVHYDRMLDRGESLPTLQQWHVAENKWRGARYGMDALVITSRDTDEDWIKHELQLLIDELTPTAQDLNCLDELRLVGEIVERGAGYQRQREIYQRTGDWKAVVDATCDEMWELTP; this is encoded by the coding sequence ATGGATCCGTTTCGCGATTTTGCCAGGTCGGCCGCCCCTACCCTCGGTGTCGAGTGGGAGATTTGTCTCGTCGACCCGGAAACGCGCGACCTTGTGCCGCGTGCGGCTGAGGTGATCGAGGAGGTGCAGAAGCGCAATCCGGACGTGCACCTGGAGCCGGAGTTTCTACAGAACACGATCGAGCTTGTCACGCCGATCTGCACGAATACCAGGGAGGCGGTCGACGCCCTCCAGCGCGACCTCAAAGCGATCAAGGAGGTCGCGGATGAGAAGAACCTCCGCCTGTGGGCGAGCGGCGGCCACCCGTTTTCGGATTTCCGCACGAATCCGTTGAGTCCGAAGAACACGTATCAGGAGATCGCGGATCGCACCCAGTATTGGGGTCAGCACATGTTGTTGTGGGGTATCCACTGCCACATTGGGATCAGTCATGAGGACAAGGTGTGGCCGATCATTAATGCGGTGATGACGAAGTACCCGCACCTGCTCGCGATAAGCGCCTCGAGCCCGGGTTGGGACGGCATCGATACGGGTTACGCTTCGAACCGCACGATGCTTTACCAGCAGCTTCCCACCGCGGGTATGCCGTATCAGTTCCAGGATTGGGATGAGTGGGTTGCGTTTATGCGCGATCAGCAGACTTCGGGCGTGATTAATCACACGGGTTCGATGCATTTCGATGTCCGTCCGGCCGCGAAGTGGGGCACGATCGAGGTTCGCATTTCGGATGCCACGTCTAACCTGCGCGAGCTCGCCGCGGTCGTGGCGCTCACGCACTGTCTCGTGGTCCACTACGACCGGATGCTCGATCGCGGCGAGTCCCTGCCCACCCTGCAGCAGTGGCACGTCGCGGAGAATAAGTGGCGCGGCGCTCGCTATGGCATGGACGCGCTCGTGATCACTAGCCGCGATACGGACGAGGACTGGATTAAGCACGAGCTGCAATTGCTTATCGACGAACTCACGCCCACGGCCCAAGACCTCAACTGCCTCGACGAGCTACGGCTGGTCGGCGAGATCGTCGAGCGTGGCGCCGGCTACCAGCGCCAGCGGGAGATTTACCAGCGCACGGGTGATTGGAAGGCGGTTGTGGACGCGACCTGCGACGAAATGTGGGAACTCACGCCGTAG